A window from Oncorhynchus mykiss isolate Arlee chromosome 9, USDA_OmykA_1.1, whole genome shotgun sequence encodes these proteins:
- the LOC110503218 gene encoding neuropeptides B/W receptor type 2 — MENISIANTRSGAPVVCNESMDYYYLSTTNRTDLNCTPQSELYFYADLYVVLPVIYSVICAVGLTGNTAVIYVILKAPKMKTVTNMFILNLAIADDLFTLVLPINIAEHLLHYWPFGEVLCKVILSIDHYNIFSSIYFLTVMSVDRYLVVLATVRSKRMPYRTYRAAKIVSLCVWILVILIVMPFTVFAGVYISPDDSDRKSCVLSFPSPESLWFKASRIYTLILGFAIPVSTICILYTMMLYKLRNMRLNSNAKALDKAKKKVTIMVFIVLAVCLFCWTPFHLSTIVALTTDLRTTPLLIGLSYFITSLSYANSCLNPFLYAFLDDSFRKAFKKMLECRPAGM; from the coding sequence ATGGAGAATATATCTATCGCGAACACCCGCAGCGGAGCTCCGGTTGTGTGTAACGAATCCATGGACTACTATTATCTGAGCACGACTAACCGGACAGATCTGAACTGCACGCCGCAATCAGAGTTATACTTTTATGCCGACCTCTACGTGGTCCTGCCGGTGATATATTCGGTGATATGTGCCGTGGGGTTAACGGGGAACACGGCGGTTATCTACGTTATCCTCAAAGCGCCCAAAATGAAAACCGTGACCAATATGTTTATCCTAAACTTGGCGATAGCCGACGACCTGTTTACTCTGGTACTACCCATCAACATCGCCGAGCACCTGCTCCACTACTGGCCCTTTGGAGAGGTGCTGTGTAAGGTCATCCTGAGCATAGACCACTATAACATCTTCTCCAGTATCTACTTCCTGACGGTCATGAGTGTGGACCGTTATCTGGTCGTACTGGCGACGGTGCGTTCCAAGCGCATGCCCTACCGTACCTACCGCGCAGCGAAGATAGTGAGCCTGTGCGTCTGGATCCTCGTGATTCTAATCGTAATGCCGTTCACGGTATTCGCTGGGGTCTACATCAGTCCGGACGACTCGGACAGGAAAAGCTGCGTCCTCAGCTTCCCGAGCCCGGAGAGTTTGTGGTTCAAGGCGAGCAGGATATACACCCTGATCCTCGGCTTCGCCATCCCGGTGTCGACCATCTGTATTCTCTACACCATGATGCTGTACAAACTACGGAACATGCGCCTCAACTCTAACGCCAAGGCGCTGGACAAGGCTAAAAAGAAAGTAACTATTATGGTGTTTATAGTCTTAGCGGTGTGTCTGTTCTGTTGGACCCCGTTTCACCTCAGCACCATAGTGGCTCTCACCACCGACCTGAGGACCACTCCGCTGCTCATCGGGTTGTCCTACTTCATCACCAGCCTCAGCTACGCCAACTCTTGTCTTAACCCTTTTCTTTATGCCTTTCTGGATGACAGCTTCAGGAAGGCTTTCAAGAAGATGCTAGAATGTAGACCGGCAGGAATGTAG